AATCCTTGGTTTTTGAGTCCACTATGTGTAGTAGTTGAAAATTTAGGTCCATTTCCCCATTAAATTTTTCCGTTATTTCAAAGTTCATAGTCGTGTAGAAGGGTTCTTTTCCCCCCTTTCCTGTTGAATTGGTAgctgtttttatctttgacattcTGAGGTGCATCAATTTGCAAATTGCTGCTGGGAAGATCTCGTCTGGTTAAGGGCTAGATGGCCTCTATGACTGCTCCATTTCTCGGACATAGTATGATTTTTTGCAGGAAGGTAAATGCAGCGTTTGGATGTCTTATATGATGTTACGAGTGATTTGTTTGTTACCCTAGAACACTAGTGCTGCTGTCTCCCATACATGGATGTGCATCTGTAAATGGATGCTTCAAGTTACATATTAATCAAAACTGCATGCTTGCATATTTCAGGCTTTTTGAACGAGGATTGGCTTATGTTGGAACAGATTATCTTTCGTTTTCTCTTTGGGATAAATACATTGAGTATGAGTACATGCAGCAAGATTGGGCGCGTCTTGCGGTGATTTACACTAGAATATTAGAGAATCCAAATCAGCAGTTGGATCGGTATTTCAGCAGGTAATTACCTATTTTATGATTGGCATTTCATTTCAGTAGGTTATAAAAAGGTAACAGTTActgtttttggttttatttttgcgCCTGTTCTCTGCTGTCTCCCCTCTATTTTCCCCCAAATTAAATTACTTATATGCTGTAAATGGTTTTGCAGCTTCAAGGAGTTGGCTAGTAATCGACCTTTGTCAGAATTACGGACAACTGAGGAAGCTGCTGCAGTGGCAGATGTTGTTCCAGAAGGTACTGACCTAGGTGTTGAAGGAGAGGTTCGTCCCAATGCTGCAGAACATTCTCCTAAACACGTGAGCGCTGGATTAACAGAAGCAGAAGAGTTGGAGAAGTATATCGCCGTTAGAGAAGAGATGTATAAGAAAGCAAAAGAGTTCGATtctaagatcattggttttgAAACAGCAATCAGGAGGCCCTACTTTCATGTACGTCCTCTTAATGTTGGGGAGCTTGAGAATTGGCATAGCTATCTGGACTTTATAGAAAGAGAAGGTGACTTAAGCAAGGTAACCAAACTGCTTTCTTGTAAGTGCACATTCTGTTGATAGTTTTTTCAATTATAGATTGACTTACAGTTAGTAATATCTGCTGTATCATATGTTTTATTGGCTAATCTGTTGGATGAAGAAACTTTTTAATCGGGAAATTGAACTGAGACTATAAAGCATGGGTGGGCCTTCAAATTGGTTTCTTGAGGCTAAGTACTTCAAACCCTAATTTGTCAGTGGACATTCTAGGTTTTGTCATGTGTTTGcaaaagtttattttttaaagtgtgaatgttatgaatgcaggtaTCTTGTAATCTTCATAATCATCTGTCTCAGGCAAGGGAGGGTCCCTCTTTTCATATTTGAGGGACCTCTCTGTCCCGCTACGGAGTATTTCTTAATGCTTTGAATTTTCCTTTTATGtttctctttcttcatttttgcttgtttttttttcttgccGGACATATTttttaccaattttttttttgcGTTGTTTGTGAATTAGATTGTCAAGTTGTATGAGAGGTGTGTCATTGCTTGTGCGAATTATCCTGAGTACTGGATACGTTATGTTTTGTGTATGGAAGCTAGTGAAAGTATGGATCTTGCAAATAATGTTCTTGCTCGGGCAAGCCAAGTCTTTGTCAAGGTAACATCTTCTACATGTCAAAGCTGTAGGTTTGGCAATCGTTTGCCGCATTTAAGTGTTATATTCATCTGTTCAGTTTTTAAGCCAAGTGAATGGGCCATACATATGATACTAATACTAGCCACAGGATAATAGTTCATGAAACTTGAACATGTGTGTATCTATCCACAAATTTTTCTTCCTTAGTGACAAATAAATAGATGGTGGTTGCAGCTTGATAAAGTGATATTTTATATGTTTGAGCTCTATGTAtatatgattttgttaaatgagagTTCAGTTGTCTTTTGTTTTTCCTGTGACCTTCCCTTGGCCGAAAACATAAATTTTATGTACACTGTATTGCCGATGACCCATTTTTCTGCAAGTGAAAGTTCATGAATATAATCTTTTTTTATCCCACCTCTCTTACATATATGATCCCTTTGAGGTTGGCACTTGATAGTGATTAAATTACAAACTTTTTTTTCATGGAAACTTTGATATTATGTCGTAAATTTGTTTTCCTAAGAGCCTAACCAACCTGATCATATATACATCCAAAGTATTTTTACATCACTGACGAGCTTTTTCTTGATACTACTAGAGTCTACAACTTAGTCTTGATTTAGAAAATGTGCTGTCCACATGTACCTTGGTCCACTAGCTTAGCTTAATTACATTTCTTGTGTGACCCCTCAATTTTATGCTGCTTTATCAGTTTTTGCTTGTCATAATGCAGAGACAACCTGAGATACATATTTTTTGTGCTCGGTTCAAGGAGCAGGCAGGAGATATAGTGGGTGCTAGAGCTGCATATCATCTTGTGCACACTGAAATTTCTCCAGGCCTTCTGGAAGCAATAATCAGGCATGCCAATATGGAAAATCGATTGGTATGCTGACTTACAAAAGTGTTCATAGATTGTGGTttggtttttaattaaatttacagCTTCTCCCTACATGATACTGCAGGGGAAGTTGGAGGATGCCTTCTCTTTGTATGAACAGGCCATTGCCATTGAGAAAGGAAAAGAACATTCACAAACACTGCCAATGTTATTTGCTCAGTATTCTCGATTTGTGTATTTGGTAGGTCTGGTAGCATATTTGTATTCTTTGCATGTTATGCATGCTTGTTTCTGACATTTCTACATTTGGCTTATGAACATGAAATAGTTAAAGTTCTCTTAATTAactagctattgtttttgctgACCTCTCTGGATCCTGCTAAATGATAACGATCTTTGCGAGCTTCTCATTTATGCCGATTAATAAACCATCCAAATTATTCTGTATTAAATCACAACCTCAAATCTAAAAAGACCTTTcttacatttatttttaataattttctagTTTTTTGCCCCAGTTGCTTTGCTCGAATGTGAGCAAATTGTGTTGTCTtgtttttgaaatattctttctcatTCTGTCATTAGGCCTCTGGAAATGTTGAAAAAGCTAAAGAGATTTTAGTTGGGGGGCTTGAGAATGCTTCACTGTCAAAGGCACTACTTGAGGTCTGTCTACACTTTCACTTTCCATGAGCCCTCATGCAGTTGAAAATTCATCTTTTCATCTTTCCATTTGTTGTTCATATCTAATGAGATTATATAACTTCACGTTGTACACAGGCTTTATTGCATTTTGAGGCTATTCAACCCCAGCCAAAGCGAGTTGACATTGACTTTCTAGAGTCATTGGTTGTAAAATTCATAATGCCCAACCCAGAGAACTCTGGGGTAGCAAGTGCAAACGAGCGCGAAGAACTTTCTACTATTTTTCTGGAGGTGATTTTGCTTGGGGattcaatattatatttttattagtttcCTTGAGTAATGTTAGGAATACTTATTCTAAAGCACCCACTTCACATCATATCACATCTCAGTAAGCGACAATAATAAACTTTGTTTAACCAACAGTTTACCTGGAGTTAATCAATGGGTTTGGGACCGGTGTATTACACGTAGGTAGTCGTGTGGTTACTGTTTGGTAAACACCATATAGCCAAACATGGATACTCAAGCGGATGACAACTTTTGTTCCCTATCTTACTGACTATGTCACTGGGTGCACTGTGGTGTCGTTTAACACTCGACACAATCTTGTTCACATGAAAATCTAGTAGACGGGGACAATTTGGCAGCGAGGACCATTTTCACTTCACATATTGACTTTTGTCTTGGAGGATTTCAAGGGTGGTTCATTTACAGTAGTATCATCAAATCAAATCCTAGTGGTAGTTAGTATATGCGAGTTTGATGTTTTGTATGGTTTTTTATTCAACTTTAAGATACACATCTAATGCTACAGTAAAGAGGTGTATAGTATagcatttttttttgttagtttCACAGCTGTGTTTCTTAATTGCTACTAATAagtaaattaatttgtttatggGAATTCTGCCTGCTCTGTTTATGCCATACCTTAATTTCTTAATAAATGTTGCAAGTATTTCTAATTTCATATCTATTTTCTGTtgatttttcagtttttaaatcTCTTTGGAGATGTTCAATCTATCAAAAGGGCCGAGGATAGACATGCCAAATTGTTCTTACCACACAGGAGCATGTCAGAGTTGAAAAAACGTCATGCAGAGGATTTCTTAGCTTCAGATAAAACTAAAGTGTCAAGAGCTTATTCTGCTCAATCACCGGCCCATTCTGTAACGGGTGCATATCCAAATGCGCCTAACCAATGGACTAACTATGGTGTACAGCCTCAAACTTGGCCAGCGACCACACAAGGACAACAATGGCCTGCTGGCTACACCCAGCCGGTAAATTACTCTTCTTTTATCACCCACCTATTTTGGTAGTGTGTTCAGTGTTGTTTGACTGGGTTTGGTCCATGACTTGGGACACATTATTTTATAAGCTAGTTAGTCTTTCTGGCTATGTTGTGCAATATTAATTGTTTTTGTTCTTGGGAATAGGGGTGTGGACATTTTTATTCTTAAAAATGGTGTTGTATACAAAAGATGTGTCGCATTCCTAATCCATGAAGCATTAACGTTACTGAGCACTATATTAGTCTAGTCGTAATCCTAATCCACGAAACATAAGATGTGTCACAATCATAATGCTTTGAAGAATTCATGTTTCATATCTCAGATTACCCCTTTAAATTATATTTTCCTTGAGCCCATATTAGACATCTTTATGCATCTTGTCTAACAGTAAACCTAGTAAACCTTGTCACGGGTGCTCATCATTCATGCTATGCATTGATTGTTTCTTGTCTTAATTCTGGAGTTGACATTTGGTGTAAATTGTATGTTTGGCACTGTATTCGTGCTTTGAATGATGATTTAtctgtttttaaattatccatTCTAATATGATACAGGCTTCCTATGGGGCTTATGCCGGATATGGAGGCAACTATGCTAACCCACAATTGCCTGCACCAGTTCCACAAAGCACTGCTTACGGGGCCTATCCTCCTGCATATCCTGCACAGGTGAAAAGCTGTTTCAGCTCTACTTGTAGTGATTATTTGTTCCCTGATGTATTACTGCTCTACAGTTCTTTCATTCTACGTTAATTACAATTTGCTCCGCCGAACAATGGGAAGCAAAACTAAGGAAAGTTTGTGATAGTAGGATAGGGTGCATATTAAGTTTGAGGATTTATTTATGCGAGAGGTGAGAGGATGTATTAGTTAATAAGATCAAAGTAAATTATCCAGATTAAATCCCTTAAAGTATCAAGATTAAATCCCTCAATTAAAACTGGATGTGATCAAAATTTCTTTCTTTATTCATTCTTGCTCACAATTACCTAGACTACATTTTAAAACCACCATCTGTTGCATTTTATTCAAATTGAAATTGCACTACATGCGAATCTGAACTACCAACACCTTCATAGAAATGAGGAAAAAAATCAATAGTTGTGaatgaaatttaaatataaagattttatataaatataaaaaatttaaatataaagatATGGGCAAAGGACTACCTTCAATTTTAATTGAGGGAATTAATCTTGATAGTTTATTTAGGTTGGCATGATTTATAATACTAACATTTGGTATCATTTCTCAGTTGATATCTGACTTCTCTAACCTTGTCTGACCCTTGTATTTCTGTACATTCTGCCAAACCTGTGAGTATTGGGAATTGGATCTAGTGTTGACTCTTTGTCTGAATTTCAACAGGCACTCCCTCAACAAAATTATGCACAACCTGCAGCCCCTGCACAGCAACCCGCAGCAGTTCCTCAGGCCTATTACGGGAGTTACTACTGACTTGACCGGGAGTTACTACTGAGTTGACCGAGTGAGATGGCTACTGTTTTTGCTTCATGTAATTTTGCCTTGAATATTGTAGGTAATTGTTTTTAGGTAATTTGGAGCATAGATCAGTGTAAGCTTTAAGTGATACTATTGAGCGTCCTAAGGATAGATTATCTTTTTGACTCAATTATAGTTAGTTGTTGTTGCTTAAGACATTTTCTTGACTCAATTATAGTTAGTTGTTGTTGCTTAAGACATTTTCTTGATATTGATCTTTTCACGGGTCGGTACAAACGGTTTCTTCAATATAATATGAAGATAAACGAAAATTGTATTTTGAGAGATTTGATTACAATATTGCATCTCTTAATCGTATTTCTTTTCAAAATAGCCAGAGTCATCATAATTATGAGTTACCCCATAGATTGCTCTGGTAAAGGGAAGACAGTATCAAAAACTTGAAATGTATAGAGTATCTGCTCTAATAACGGTAAGACAGTATCAAAAACATGAGATGTGTAGAGTATCGGTTGAAACGCAGTGAACATCCTTGGAACCGCTAATTTTAAAGGCTTTTAATTATGCCATACCTCTAAACATCATCAGCCATCATTGCCAACATTGTTGTCCTTTCGTTCATAAATGTCCATGCATTAATTTTAGCTGAATGTCGGAGTGAATCTCTTTTTTTGGGTGGAACTATGGGGTAACCTAGGATGTATTATaggtaagaaaattgatttttcaaGTATAACAAGTTTTCTATTAGGTATATCTTCAATTATTATAGGTAATTGGATATCTATTGCGGATTTTTTAATCATTCTAACCCACTTTTTCATTCCAATATTCAATATATCATATTTTCCTTCATAAATTCTAAACTGTTCCACTTTTAAACAGTTTTTTTTCATACATTAACGTCACTGCCATTGGCCTACCATTTTTATTTATAGGAAATTCAGATCCAATTGGTCCACCTTCTATATTTTGTAAGGAAGTTTCAATGTTATTGGTGTTGCTTCTTTATTTTGGGGTTGCTCGGTGGTGAAGAGTCACTGATAAAATTCCTTGAAGTTATAATGAAATTATATTTTCCAAATAAGTTTGGAAGGTTATTCTGTAGGAGAAACCAATGGTCTATTGGacttaattcaaattaattcaacCAATGATCTATTGATATCATAGAGACATGATAGGATATCAAGCAAGATAaagataggatatgatacagacATGATAAGATTTATCCTATCATGTTTGGTTTACACATGATAAGATTAATAttcatattttataaattttaataattattttatttttaaatgttctagttttttattttattaaattaattattaatatttttaatttaatatcaaattaatttctatttatattttttcatatttaatttttattttaaattatattttataggggtaaattagtaaatcattttcttattCTATCCTGTTGGATTCTAACCCAGCTCATATTCAGGATAACAATTTGAATTAGGGAGGCATGATAGGATAAAtttcaggattaacttatcatatcctgttgtgtcagcaaacactggattgagataggatatgatacagatATCATATCCTATCTCTTATCCTGCGCACAAAACGGGTCCTAAAATTTTACCAATggagataggatatgatacagatATCCTATCCTGTCTCTTATCCTGCGCACAAAACGGGTCCTAAAATTTTACCAATGATCTATCTTTGAACTTTACTCAATTAAATAGGAGAGAagaatgatttatctttgaactTAATTCAAGTTAATGAACTCCactaatgatttatctttgaactTAATTCAAGTTAATAAACTCCACTAATGATCTATCTTTGAACTTAACTCAGTTAATGAACTCCACCAATGGTCTATCTTTAAACTTAGTTAATGAATTTCACCCACAATCGAGAAGGAGGAGGCTCTCTCAGTGGTCTTACAAATAATGGGCATGTTTCAAGGAGTAATAGCTTCAAAGCAGCTTCAAACAATAATTTTTCTGCAGCATGGGTTTTAATATATAAAGGTAGACATGGGTTTTAATTATATGTTCTTTTTCAATGCAATTACTCTCGATCATCATTTCTCTCATCCTTTGTTATAGACATTGAATGTGTTTGAAGTTTCAAATTTCTTTGCCGAGTTTTTAGTAAAGAGTATTGCTATTTTAACGCCAAAGTTCTTACACAGTATTGCTATACCACTACAATACAGCCAAGGAATGTGATCATTTGCATTGAAAAAAATTGTAACATTCAGTGTAGGAATATCATTGTAAAATATGAGTATTATAGTACCCATACCCTATTTgtttagtttatatatatatatatatatatatatatatatatatatatatatatatatatatatatatatatatatatatatatatatatatatatatatatatatatatatatatatatatatatatatatatatatatatatatatatatatatatatatatatatatatatatatatatatatatatatatatatatatatatatatataaaatatatttataattcaacaataatttttaattttttttgtaatgttattaaa
The window above is part of the Vicia villosa cultivar HV-30 ecotype Madison, WI unplaced genomic scaffold, Vvil1.0 ctg.001464F_1_1, whole genome shotgun sequence genome. Proteins encoded here:
- the LOC131635319 gene encoding pre-mRNA-processing factor 39-1-like isoform X2, with translation MGDSEPMVAETSVAAETYPLDGYNNTASNPVPEAGDAAVADIAGEAAAQANSSYEFPYSGDGDPNSGLQQAQFSAADGSKQTVEVPDANEASGVVGMDATESGVVSGDHSSVNGGVDTTGLENGNALENVDGSADEKQLTDAYAALSAEEDRLWNIVTANSSDFTAWTSLIEETEKVAESNILKIRRVYDAFLAEFPLCYGYWKKYADHEARLSSADKVVEVYERAVQGVTYSVDMWLHYCIFAISTYGDSDTVRRLFERGLAYVGTDYLSFSLWDKYIEYEYMQQDWARLAVIYTRILENPNQQLDRYFSSFKELASNRPLSELRTTEEAAAVADVVPEGTDLGVEGEVRPNAAEHSPKHVSAGLTEAEELEKYIAVREEMYKKAKEFDSKIIGFETAIRRPYFHVRPLNVGELENWHSYLDFIEREGDLSKIVKLYERCVIACANYPEYWIRYVLCMEASESMDLANNVLARASQVFVKRQPEIHIFCARFKEQAGDIVGARAAYHLVHTEISPGLLEAIIRHANMENRLGKLEDAFSLYEQAIAIEKGKEHSQTLPMLFAQYSRFVYLASGNVEKAKEILVGGLENASLSKALLEALLHFEAIQPQPKRVDIDFLESLVVKFIMPNPENSGVASANEREELSTIFLEFLNLFGDVQSIKRAEDRHAKLFLPHRSMSELKKRHAEDFLASDKTKVSRAYSAQSPAHSVTGAYPNAPNQWTNYGVQPQTWPATTQGQQWPAGYTQPASYGAYAGYGGNYANPQLPAPVPQSTAYGAYPPAYPAQALPQQNYAQPAAPAQQPAAVPQAYYGSYY
- the LOC131635319 gene encoding pre-mRNA-processing factor 39-1-like isoform X1 gives rise to the protein MGDSEPMVAETSVAAETYPLDGYNNTASNPVPEAGDAAVADIAGEAAAQANSSYEFPYSGDGDPNSGLQQAQFSAADGSKQTVEVPDANEASGVVGMDATESGVVSGDHSSVNGGVDTTGLENGNALENVDGSADEKQLTDAYAAALSAEEDRLWNIVTANSSDFTAWTSLIEETEKVAESNILKIRRVYDAFLAEFPLCYGYWKKYADHEARLSSADKVVEVYERAVQGVTYSVDMWLHYCIFAISTYGDSDTVRRLFERGLAYVGTDYLSFSLWDKYIEYEYMQQDWARLAVIYTRILENPNQQLDRYFSSFKELASNRPLSELRTTEEAAAVADVVPEGTDLGVEGEVRPNAAEHSPKHVSAGLTEAEELEKYIAVREEMYKKAKEFDSKIIGFETAIRRPYFHVRPLNVGELENWHSYLDFIEREGDLSKIVKLYERCVIACANYPEYWIRYVLCMEASESMDLANNVLARASQVFVKRQPEIHIFCARFKEQAGDIVGARAAYHLVHTEISPGLLEAIIRHANMENRLGKLEDAFSLYEQAIAIEKGKEHSQTLPMLFAQYSRFVYLASGNVEKAKEILVGGLENASLSKALLEALLHFEAIQPQPKRVDIDFLESLVVKFIMPNPENSGVASANEREELSTIFLEFLNLFGDVQSIKRAEDRHAKLFLPHRSMSELKKRHAEDFLASDKTKVSRAYSAQSPAHSVTGAYPNAPNQWTNYGVQPQTWPATTQGQQWPAGYTQPASYGAYAGYGGNYANPQLPAPVPQSTAYGAYPPAYPAQALPQQNYAQPAAPAQQPAAVPQAYYGSYY
- the LOC131635319 gene encoding pre-mRNA-processing factor 39-1-like isoform X3, coding for MQQDWARLAVIYTRILENPNQQLDRYFSSFKELASNRPLSELRTTEEAAAVADVVPEGTDLGVEGEVRPNAAEHSPKHVSAGLTEAEELEKYIAVREEMYKKAKEFDSKIIGFETAIRRPYFHVRPLNVGELENWHSYLDFIEREGDLSKIVKLYERCVIACANYPEYWIRYVLCMEASESMDLANNVLARASQVFVKRQPEIHIFCARFKEQAGDIVGARAAYHLVHTEISPGLLEAIIRHANMENRLGKLEDAFSLYEQAIAIEKGKEHSQTLPMLFAQYSRFVYLASGNVEKAKEILVGGLENASLSKALLEALLHFEAIQPQPKRVDIDFLESLVVKFIMPNPENSGVASANEREELSTIFLEFLNLFGDVQSIKRAEDRHAKLFLPHRSMSELKKRHAEDFLASDKTKVSRAYSAQSPAHSVTGAYPNAPNQWTNYGVQPQTWPATTQGQQWPAGYTQPASYGAYAGYGGNYANPQLPAPVPQSTAYGAYPPAYPAQALPQQNYAQPAAPAQQPAAVPQAYYGSYY